The DNA window TCCAGGACGGCCGTCCGTGGATCGTGATGGAGCTCGTGGACGGGCGGGCGCTGTCCGAAGTGCTGGCGGCGGAAGGGCCGGTGGGCCCGCGGGAGACGGCGCGGATCGCGATCGCCCTGCTGTCCGCCCTGCGCGCGGCGCACGCCTGCGGCGTCCTGCACCGCGACATCAAGCCACCGAACGTCCTCCTGGAGTCGGCGACGGGCCGCGTCGTCCTGACGGACTTCGGGGTCGCCCAGGTCCGCGGCGCCACGACGATCACCGAGACGGGCGCGTTCGTCGGCTCGCCCGAGTACACCGCGCCGGAGCGGATGTCGGGCGGCCCGGCCGGCCCCGCGTCGGACCTGTGGTCCCTGGGGGTGCTGATGTGCGCGGCCCTCAGCGGTGTGACGCCCTTCCGGCGCGACTCGCTGGGCGGGATCCTGCACGCCGTCGTCCACGACGAGATACGCCCGCCCGCCGCCGCGGCGCCCCTGCTGCCCGTCGTCCGGGGGCTGCTGGAGCGCGACCCGGCGCGGCGGATGGGCACCGACGAAGCGGAGCGGTTGCTGCACGAGTACCTGGCCTCCGGGTGGGTCGACGGCGGCCGGGTCAGGCCCTCGTACGTGCCGCGCAGCCGCACCGTCCTCATGTCCGCCGTCGCCGTCGTCACCCTGGCGGGCACGGGAGCCGGCCTCGCCGTGCTGCTGACCGAGGGCGGCGCGGAGGGCGCCGGTGGCCGTCCCACGCAGGTGTCCAGCGGGACGCTGAGCCGTTCGCCCGGCCCGCCCGTCACGCGCGAACCGCCGGTGAGCGCGCCCGTGCGGCCCCCGGAGGGGTATCACGCCGTGCAGGACCCGGCGGGCTTCGCGCTGGCCGTGCCCGACGGCTTCACCCGCTCCTTCGAACCGCCGCGCGTCTTCTACTACTCGCGCGACCGGCAGTTCCGCCTCGGCATCCTCATCCAGGACCCGCAGGGCGGCGGGCCCGCGGGCACCCTGCGCGCCGCCGCGGCCGCGGCCCCCGACCGCTACCCGGGCTACCGCTCCGCCACCGTCCGCGAGACCACGCACAAGGGATACCCGGCGGCCTCCTGGGAGTTCACGTGGGACGGGCCCGAGGCGGAGGCGGGTGGGGCGGTACGTACGTACGACACCTGCTGGGAGGAGGGAGGGAAGATGTACGAGGTGTGGGTGGCGGGGCCCGCGGGGAAGGCGGCACAGGCGCGGCAGCATGCCCGGGCCGTACTCGACACGTTCGTACGGATCCGGCCCGTATCCAGCCCCTAAAGCCGTATGGGGAGCGGTTTGCGCCTTCGAAGGTGCGCCTGCCCGGCCCCCCT is part of the Streptomyces roseifaciens genome and encodes:
- a CDS encoding serine/threonine-protein kinase: MGTFAAHDGLIAGRYRLSGRIGRGGMGTVWRATDELLARQVAVKELHMDDAGSGTCPSGLTDCDRTLREARASALISHPNVVALHDIVVQDGRPWIVMELVDGRALSEVLAAEGPVGPRETARIAIALLSALRAAHACGVLHRDIKPPNVLLESATGRVVLTDFGVAQVRGATTITETGAFVGSPEYTAPERMSGGPAGPASDLWSLGVLMCAALSGVTPFRRDSLGGILHAVVHDEIRPPAAAAPLLPVVRGLLERDPARRMGTDEAERLLHEYLASGWVDGGRVRPSYVPRSRTVLMSAVAVVTLAGTGAGLAVLLTEGGAEGAGGRPTQVSSGTLSRSPGPPVTREPPVSAPVRPPEGYHAVQDPAGFALAVPDGFTRSFEPPRVFYYSRDRQFRLGILIQDPQGGGPAGTLRAAAAAAPDRYPGYRSATVRETTHKGYPAASWEFTWDGPEAEAGGAVRTYDTCWEEGGKMYEVWVAGPAGKAAQARQHARAVLDTFVRIRPVSSP